In Thermothelomyces thermophilus ATCC 42464 chromosome 2, complete sequence, a single window of DNA contains:
- a CDS encoding uncharacterized protein (Contains conserved domains CHROMO[smart00298], Chromatin organization modifier domain, rve[pfam00665], Integrase core domain and RNase_H[cd06222].): QWEEQHEQAFTQIRDAITEDPVLVLPDPKKPFEVETDASDYAIGGQLGQRDEQGKLHPVAFFSKKLDGPRLNYPIHDKELLAIVEAFKEWRPYLSGTIEPVQVYTDHKNLRYFTTTKELNGRQIRWAEFLAEFNFEIRYKKGKENARADILSRRTDHTKGRTGTTPPLFKERTDGTLHHETQTPVEDDPLDSFLECCAIFREERINEAQYQAAPGPVVPDGVEERDGKLWYRDKAYIHDKDQQLRMIRELHESKLGGHKGVTKTVAQVKKHYDFPQLTARVKEVVRNCDICNRSKTARHKPYGLLQPLPTADKPWSSVAMDFITKLPESKDTATGVTYDSILTVVDRLTKWAYFFPYKESWTAEQLADVIYRQVASVHAWPQEWITDRDTKFASKFWQALMQRLGVNSKLSTAYHPQTDGQTERLNQVVEQYLRSYVNYQQDDWVMLLPTAQLAYNTTPTETTKVTPFFANYGYEADLRQGPEVTVPRAAVKAEQMHALHEKLKKELEFVKTRMKNYYDKHRLEGPRLERGDKVYLIARNLRTKRPSTKLDFKKVGPFVIKERISTSNYRLSLPSSMRLRTDVFHISLLEPAPKNAKVATHIEAEDEEEEWDVEEILDSRIINGELQYLVKWLDFGPEDNSWEPVKNLNCPEKLEQFHRQNPDRPK; the protein is encoded by the coding sequence caatgggaagagcaacacgagcaagcattcacgcaaatccgcgacgccattaccgaagatccagtactggtactgccagaccccaagaagccattcgaggtggaaacggacgcttcagactacgccatcggaggacaattgggacaacgagacgaacaagggaagctacatcctgtagccttcttttcaaagaagctcgacggaccacgtctcaattatccgatccacgacaaggaactacttgcgattgtcgaagctttcaaggaatggcgaccatacctcagcggcacgattgaaccggtacaagtgtatacggatcacaagaacttgcgatacttcacgacgacgaaggaactcaacggacgacaaatacgatgggcagaattcctcgcggaattcaacttcgagatccgctacaagaagggcaaagaaaacgcacgagcagacattttaagccgacgaacggatcacacgaaaggacgaacgggaacaacaccaccgttgttcaaggaacgaacagacgggaCGTTGCaccacgaaacgcagacacccgtggaagatgatccacttgactcgttcctagaatgctgcgcaatctttcgagaggaaaggatcaacgaggcacagtatcaagcagcacccggaccagtggtacctgacggagtggaagaaagagatgggaaactctggtaccgagacaaagcgtacatccacgacaaggatcaacagctgcgaatgattcgagaactccacgaatcaaaactcggaggacacaaaggagtcacgaagactgtcgcacaagtcaagaagcactacgactttccacagttaacggcacgagttaaggaagtcgtacggaactgcgacatctgcaatcggagcaaaacggcacgacacaagccgtacgggctacttcagccactaccaacagctgacaaaccatggagttcagttgcgatggacttcatcacgaagctgccagaatccaaggacacagccacaggagtgacctacgacagtattcttactgtagtagatcgcctgactaagtgggcatatttctttccctacaaggagtcctggacagcggaacagttggcagacgtgatctatcggcaagttgcatcagtgcatgcttggccgcaagaatggatcaccgacagagacaccaagttcgcatcgaagttctggcaagcgttaatgcaacgattaggcgtcaacagcaagctgtcaacggcatatcacccgcagaccgacggacaaacggagcgactaaaccaagttgttgagcaatacctccgctcttacgtcaattacCAACAAGACGACTGGGTCATGCTGTTACCAACAGCACAACTCGcctacaacacgacgccgacagaaacgaccaaagtcacaccgttcttcgcgaactacggatatgaagcagaccttaggcaaggaccagaggtcacagtgccgagagcagcagtcaaagcagaacagatgcacgcactgcatgaaaagctcaaaaaggaactcgagtttgtcaagaccagaatgaagaactactacgacaaacacaggctcgagggacctcgcctagagaggggagacaaagtctacctgatcgcacgaaacttgcgaaccaaacgaccaagcacgaagctggacttcaagaaggtcggacccttcgttatcaaagaacgaatctcgacatccaactaccgactatcgttaccgtcatctatgcgactacggacggatgtttttcatatttcacttctcgaaccagcaccaaagaacgccaaggttgccacgcacatcgaagcagaggacgaagaggaagaatgggacgtcgaagaaattctggattcacgcatcatcaacggggaactgcagtacctggtcaaatggcttgattttggaccagaggacaactcatgggaaccagtcaagaatttgaactgccctgagaaactggaacagttccaccggcagaatccggatcgaccaaag